One segment of Candidatus Neomarinimicrobiota bacterium DNA contains the following:
- a CDS encoding VOC family protein, giving the protein ASDYAASKAFFLKALEPLGVSVSSEGPLGVELCYPNSKSSLCIRLEHEEKPTHLHLAFTAESRQQVEAFYRAALLAGGKDNGAPGLRPIYHANYYAAFVIGPDGHNIEAVCHKPES; this is encoded by the coding sequence AGCCAGCGACTATGCAGCGAGCAAAGCCTTCTTCCTCAAGGCACTCGAACCGCTCGGTGTATCTGTTTCCTCGGAGGGGCCGCTCGGTGTCGAGCTTTGCTACCCAAACAGCAAGTCTTCGTTATGCATTCGGCTAGAACATGAAGAGAAGCCGACGCATCTGCATCTGGCATTCACCGCCGAGAGTCGCCAGCAAGTCGAAGCTTTCTATCGGGCGGCTCTGCTCGCGGGTGGCAAAGACAATGGTGCGCCGGGTCTTCGCCCGATCTACCACGCAAACTACTATGCAGCATTCGTCATTGGTCCGGATGGGCACAACATCGAAGCCGTTTGCCACAAACCAGAGTCCTAA